A window of Metabacillus sp. B2-18 contains these coding sequences:
- a CDS encoding PHP domain-containing protein: MKIDFHSHVKISKKSMFMPDYFREMMKEAKAIGLNAVAMTEHFNTTRFYDIYDYLDQHYSYQQGYYDVEGFKLFPGIEVDIKETGHILLIGDREDVIEIRSHLESHLIEEHFIPFDQLMDLADRYPVLKIGAHAFRESTPLYHLSKEQLHRLDAFDLNGKDLYAQGVEAYISKLNSFAKEIGLPVVGGSDTHQYFQYGSVYNELKMECNTVGDLQKCIIAGDYQIHTSEDLYLKVKAATVVKKLLKQVLLQEKELAE, encoded by the coding sequence ATGAAAATCGATTTTCATAGTCATGTTAAAATTTCAAAAAAATCAATGTTTATGCCGGATTATTTTAGAGAAATGATGAAGGAAGCGAAAGCTATTGGGTTAAATGCAGTTGCTATGACAGAGCATTTTAATACAACTCGTTTTTATGATATTTATGATTATCTAGATCAACACTATTCCTATCAACAAGGTTATTATGATGTGGAGGGATTCAAGCTTTTTCCGGGCATTGAAGTAGATATTAAAGAAACTGGTCACATCTTGCTGATCGGTGATCGTGAAGATGTAATTGAAATTAGAAGTCATTTAGAAAGTCATCTAATAGAAGAGCACTTTATTCCATTTGATCAGCTTATGGATTTGGCAGATCGTTATCCCGTATTAAAAATTGGTGCCCATGCTTTCCGAGAAAGCACACCTTTATATCATCTAAGTAAAGAACAGCTCCACCGATTAGATGCTTTTGATCTTAATGGAAAAGATCTTTATGCACAAGGAGTGGAAGCATATATCTCTAAGCTGAATTCTTTTGCTAAAGAGATAGGGTTGCCGGTGGTAGGTGGAAGTGATACACATCAATATTTTCAATACGGCAGTGTTTATAATGAACTCAAGATGGAGTGCAATACGGTTGGAGACTTACAGAAGTGCATCATCGCTGGAGACTATCAGATACATACATCAGAAGATTTGTATTTAAAAGTAAAAGCAGCAACTGTTGTAAAGAAATTATTAAAACAGGTGTTGTTGCAGGAAAAAGAGCTTGCTGAATAA
- a CDS encoding energy-coupling factor transporter transmembrane component T family protein has protein sequence MEYARKLSEKLSVEQIKIEMLNTAYANNDTFLAKLDPRTLFIWYLFFGIAPWFVHNKVILAGLFIFMVITTIMSKVTPLVIFILCLGLLGQGGYLLIASLFFGGDSHVILPLVILTLKLSVISLASITVFCSMDPEKLSNGLLKIGVPGQVSFSIAYGYRMLPSLLEEYHHVFLSFRLRGKAPEKHGFLYWRYIVYFAKIAVLSFYPLLLSTSKRARTTVEALETKGSFYAFNRPEVKKLKLAHLKIGVLDYSFLAFSFLYIVSLFMVGSLFK, from the coding sequence ATGGAATATGCTCGGAAATTATCTGAAAAACTCTCAGTTGAACAGATAAAGATTGAAATGCTAAATACAGCTTACGCAAATAATGATACGTTTTTAGCTAAGCTGGATCCTAGAACTCTCTTTATTTGGTATCTGTTTTTTGGAATCGCTCCCTGGTTTGTTCATAATAAAGTGATTTTGGCAGGCCTGTTTATTTTTATGGTCATTACCACGATTATGTCAAAAGTAACACCCTTGGTTATCTTTATTCTTTGCTTAGGGCTATTAGGACAAGGGGGATATTTATTAATTGCTTCTTTGTTTTTTGGTGGAGATAGTCATGTGATTCTCCCATTAGTCATTTTGACTTTAAAGCTATCGGTTATTTCCTTAGCAAGTATTACTGTTTTCTGCTCAATGGATCCGGAAAAATTAAGTAATGGCTTACTAAAAATTGGAGTGCCTGGTCAAGTTTCGTTTAGCATTGCCTATGGTTACCGAATGCTGCCAAGTTTACTTGAAGAATATCATCATGTGTTTCTATCATTTCGCCTACGAGGAAAAGCACCGGAAAAACATGGATTCCTTTATTGGCGTTACATTGTTTATTTCGCAAAAATCGCGGTATTGTCGTTTTATCCATTATTGTTAAGCACATCAAAAAGAGCAAGAACAACCGTAGAGGCACTTGAAACAAAGGGAAGCTTTTATGCATTTAATCGTCCAGAGGTAAAAAAGTTAAAGTTGGCACATTTAAAGATTGGGGTGTTAGATTATAGCTTTCTTGCATTCTCATTCTTGTATATCGTGAGTTTGTTTATGGTAGGTAGTCTATTCAAATAA
- a CDS encoding ABC transporter ATP-binding protein gives MIKNQIMLDSVTFQYPGGEHPVLKGVSLSINSGEFTAIIGSNGSGKSTLCKLLNGLIPHYYVGDFEGKVFVNGLLTTEYKVADLSHDVGYVYQDFENQLVCPRVLEEACFAPLNFGYPDYKERGRRALHLVGLSPFEKEYIWQLSGGQKHLLALAGALSLDQSILIIDEPVAQLDPFHAKEVYEILKKLNKEHGKTIIVIEHHTEFIADYCDSVVLMDAGKVVWKKQTKEALQHVNLLMESQIYPPQVTQAAYQLAQSEQRKLPVTIEEAIQFFPVPQKSDLSLERSLQKKNNESKLIEFKNVSFSYKMVNRTQKTVLTNLDLEISHGDIVALVGNNGAGKSSLMRLITGLVKPEQGDVSVKGLNTRKLSPEKIADIVTYIYQNPEEMFIEDSVRKDVEFYLKARKVPGYDKVVDKVIEQFELKHLQEKDSRLMSGGQQRRASLAIGVAMEPSIILLDEPTANLDIATRKHITKLISSLKEQVGAVMIATHDMQLVAECANRIIVLNNGKILHDGTRESVFSNSELLKQAGLVPPQIVELSRRLNLSPLAYTVNDFIQAFDRRELVHGICSEII, from the coding sequence ATGATAAAAAATCAAATTATGCTTGATTCTGTTACCTTTCAATACCCAGGTGGGGAACATCCAGTTTTAAAGGGTGTTTCTTTATCTATTAATAGCGGAGAATTTACCGCGATTATTGGAAGTAATGGTAGTGGGAAATCAACACTGTGTAAATTGTTAAATGGCTTAATTCCACATTATTATGTAGGTGATTTTGAGGGCAAGGTGTTCGTGAATGGGCTGCTTACGACCGAATATAAAGTGGCTGATTTATCACATGATGTGGGATATGTTTATCAGGATTTTGAAAATCAGCTAGTTTGCCCACGTGTATTGGAGGAAGCTTGCTTTGCGCCGCTTAATTTTGGCTATCCCGATTATAAAGAAAGAGGTAGGCGTGCTCTTCATTTAGTAGGTTTAAGTCCATTTGAAAAGGAATATATTTGGCAGTTAAGTGGGGGGCAAAAGCATCTTTTAGCATTAGCTGGTGCACTGTCCCTAGATCAAAGCATCTTAATCATTGATGAACCTGTTGCACAGCTTGATCCTTTTCATGCAAAAGAGGTTTATGAAATCTTAAAAAAGTTAAACAAAGAACACGGAAAAACGATTATTGTTATTGAACATCATACAGAATTTATTGCTGATTACTGTGATTCTGTTGTATTAATGGACGCAGGAAAAGTGGTCTGGAAAAAGCAGACAAAAGAAGCATTACAACATGTAAATTTATTGATGGAGAGTCAAATTTATCCGCCACAGGTCACACAGGCAGCTTATCAATTAGCTCAGTCAGAGCAAAGAAAATTACCTGTCACAATAGAAGAGGCTATTCAATTTTTTCCTGTCCCACAGAAATCAGATTTAAGTTTAGAGCGATCTTTGCAAAAGAAAAACAACGAAAGTAAGCTGATAGAATTTAAAAATGTAAGTTTTTCATATAAGATGGTCAATCGAACACAAAAGACAGTGTTAACTAATCTTGACTTAGAAATCTCTCATGGAGATATTGTTGCGTTAGTTGGTAATAACGGGGCTGGCAAATCTTCCTTAATGAGGTTGATCACTGGACTTGTAAAGCCGGAGCAAGGAGATGTTTCCGTTAAGGGGTTAAATACTCGCAAACTTTCACCCGAGAAAATCGCAGACATTGTTACTTATATCTATCAAAATCCTGAGGAAATGTTTATTGAGGATAGTGTTCGAAAAGATGTGGAGTTTTACTTAAAAGCTAGGAAAGTTCCTGGATATGACAAAGTCGTTGACAAAGTGATAGAGCAATTTGAATTAAAACATTTACAAGAAAAAGACAGCCGATTAATGAGTGGAGGACAACAAAGAAGAGCATCATTAGCGATTGGAGTGGCGATGGAACCTTCGATTATTCTACTTGATGAACCAACGGCTAATTTGGATATTGCTACTCGGAAACATATTACAAAACTTATATCTTCTCTAAAAGAGCAGGTGGGAGCAGTAATGATTGCTACGCATGATATGCAATTAGTGGCCGAATGTGCAAATAGAATTATCGTGCTAAATAACGGGAAAATTCTTCATGATGGAACCCGAGAATCTGTTTTTTCTAATAGTGAATTACTTAAGCAAGCGGGACTTGTTCCTCCGCAGATCGTAGAGTTAAGTAGAAGGTTGAATCTATCACCACTTGCGTATACAGTGAATGATTTTATTCAAGCTTTTGATAGGAGGGAGCTTGTACATGGAATATGCTCGGAAATTATCTGA
- a CDS encoding cell division protein FtsQ: MSQMKERYVLTQSQKMMVFILSMSLYGLSNMITELVPSVNVGPVEFSIEYFAFIPLTLCILFHPLYAAIGASLGEVIFGEIMLGQFGGFGELEKFIGFSLAMFIAGTLVNDPKNKLQVGTAAILGVIIHQAISCTVDIAKVWIGIEELETVPGLAESVVVIEGFSFLNDVLFSGILFALLPTLYLVPRLYGKIEPLLGMKPRNNKTKYSMKELIGPRLIAISILLACSAFLFEYLSEAGFNVEWEADFIGTFGDWFNWVSIAVAAIVAAITIIVMRSKNKNKRSNEDQSERIPS, translated from the coding sequence ATGAGTCAGATGAAAGAAAGATATGTATTAACACAGTCACAAAAAATGATGGTCTTTATTTTGTCTATGTCGCTATATGGTCTTTCCAATATGATTACGGAGCTTGTCCCTTCTGTAAATGTTGGACCGGTAGAATTTTCAATTGAGTATTTTGCATTTATTCCTTTAACTTTATGTATTTTGTTTCATCCTTTATATGCCGCGATAGGAGCATCGTTGGGTGAAGTTATTTTTGGGGAAATTATGCTAGGGCAGTTTGGAGGGTTTGGTGAATTGGAAAAATTCATTGGCTTCTCTCTAGCTATGTTTATTGCTGGTACATTAGTAAATGACCCGAAAAATAAACTGCAGGTTGGTACTGCAGCGATACTCGGTGTGATTATCCATCAGGCCATTAGCTGTACGGTTGATATTGCCAAGGTTTGGATTGGGATTGAAGAATTGGAAACAGTACCTGGCTTAGCAGAAAGTGTTGTTGTTATCGAAGGGTTTTCGTTTTTAAATGATGTGCTTTTCTCTGGCATTTTATTTGCCTTATTACCGACCTTATATTTAGTGCCTAGATTATATGGGAAAATTGAGCCTCTATTAGGAATGAAACCAAGAAACAATAAAACGAAATATTCTATGAAAGAACTCATTGGACCTAGATTGATTGCGATCTCCATCCTCCTGGCATGCTCAGCCTTTCTTTTTGAATATCTTTCAGAAGCAGGCTTTAACGTGGAATGGGAAGCTGATTTTATCGGAACTTTTGGTGATTGGTTTAACTGGGTAAGTATAGCTGTTGCCGCGATTGTAGCAGCAATAACAATTATTGTCATGAGAAGTAAAAATAAAAACAAACGTTCAAATGAGGATCAAAGTGAGAGGATTCCTTCATGA
- a CDS encoding MurR/RpiR family transcriptional regulator: MITFNWDTKMMSPSQYKIADYIQKNTQLVLLSTEQEIANAVKVSIASVSRFWRLVGYKNFKDFKTQMSLQLEVSPAGKMKNVMTRVEGQELQHHTLDRAVTHLFKTMEQFTDQSFQQAVNTLRRASTIYLHAPGPSLGLAELMDYRLSRFGMNLHTMRKYGSEIFEDLMHITNEDVVVLFGFIRLLPEANVILDYSNQVGYKTIIITDQLISEFSTKGDIVLFASRGDSREFHSMIAPMFIVENLIISLGMKDKEVNLSRLEQLSQLRKRYSAELPR; this comes from the coding sequence TTGATCACTTTTAACTGGGATACAAAAATGATGTCTCCAAGTCAATACAAAATTGCTGATTATATTCAAAAAAATACCCAGCTTGTCCTTTTATCAACTGAACAAGAAATTGCTAATGCCGTAAAAGTTAGTATTGCATCTGTCTCTCGTTTTTGGAGATTAGTAGGGTATAAAAATTTCAAAGATTTTAAAACACAAATGAGCCTTCAACTTGAAGTATCACCTGCAGGAAAGATGAAAAATGTGATGACTAGAGTTGAAGGCCAAGAGCTACAACATCATACTTTAGATCGGGCCGTTACTCATTTATTCAAAACAATGGAGCAATTTACTGATCAGTCTTTTCAGCAAGCTGTTAATACACTCAGAAGAGCTTCAACAATCTATTTACACGCACCAGGTCCTTCTCTAGGACTCGCAGAATTAATGGACTACCGATTATCTCGTTTTGGAATGAATCTACATACGATGAGGAAATATGGAAGTGAAATATTTGAAGATCTGATGCATATAACAAACGAAGATGTTGTCGTGTTATTTGGCTTTATTCGGCTGCTACCCGAAGCAAATGTTATTCTAGATTACAGCAATCAAGTTGGCTACAAAACAATTATTATTACAGATCAGCTCATATCTGAATTTTCCACTAAGGGGGATATTGTCCTTTTTGCTAGTAGAGGAGATTCAAGAGAGTTTCACTCAATGATCGCCCCGATGTTCATTGTTGAAAATCTAATTATATCTCTCGGAATGAAAGATAAAGAAGTTAACTTGTCCCGACTTGAACAGCTTAGTCAACTAAGAAAACGATATTCAGCTGAGTTGCCAAGATAA
- a CDS encoding 2OG-Fe(II) oxygenase, with product MDANELTIKEQSIFNHIGNKIMTDDREIKIIARLEEPLIAVLGNVLSDEECDELIRLSKDRMRRSKIGNSRELDELRTSSSMFFQDGEYELVTRIEKRIAQIMNIPYEHGEGLQVLNYQIGQEYKEHYDYFASASRPVSNPRISTLVMYLNDVEEGGETYFPKLNFSVSPQKGMAVYFEYFYDNQTLNELTLHGGAPVIVGDKWAATQWMRRKRVKE from the coding sequence ATGGATGCTAATGAATTAACGATTAAAGAACAATCTATTTTTAATCACATTGGTAATAAAATTATGACCGATGATCGGGAAATTAAGATCATTGCACGATTAGAGGAACCCCTAATCGCCGTTTTAGGAAATGTTTTAAGCGATGAAGAATGTGATGAACTAATTAGGTTATCCAAAGATAGAATGCGTCGTTCAAAGATTGGAAATTCACGTGAATTAGATGAACTAAGAACAAGTAGCAGTATGTTCTTTCAGGATGGAGAATATGAGCTTGTTACAAGAATTGAAAAAAGAATCGCTCAAATTATGAACATTCCTTATGAGCATGGTGAAGGCCTGCAAGTTTTGAACTACCAAATCGGCCAAGAGTATAAGGAACATTATGATTATTTTGCTTCAGCAAGTAGACCTGTCAGTAATCCTAGAATTAGCACACTTGTTATGTACTTAAATGATGTAGAAGAAGGCGGGGAAACATACTTTCCTAAGCTGAATTTTTCAGTTTCTCCTCAAAAAGGAATGGCCGTTTATTTTGAATATTTTTATGATAATCAAACATTGAATGAGTTAACTCTTCATGGTGGAGCACCTGTTATTGTTGGAGATAAGTGGGCGGCAACACAATGGATGAGGAGGAAACGAGTGAAAGAATAG
- a CDS encoding 2OG-Fe(II) oxygenase — protein sequence MLHDIKSRVEQLNWQSIQQVLDNQGFAKVPQLLTKEECEQLIQIYHEEELYRTTINMQRYRFGSGEYKYFTYPLPDMIQSLRESFYPELAKTANRWLGYLKKPEQYPAELQEFIKRCEEHEQMRPTPLILKYEEGGFNCLHQDLYGDVFFPFQVVFILNQRDEHYTGGESLLVEQIPRAQSRGHVITLDQGSALIFPTNERPALGKKGYYKNKVRHGVSTITSGERFGLGIIFHDSK from the coding sequence ATGCTTCATGACATAAAATCACGAGTTGAACAATTAAATTGGCAGTCAATTCAACAAGTATTAGATAACCAAGGCTTTGCTAAAGTTCCACAACTATTAACAAAAGAAGAATGTGAGCAGCTCATTCAAATTTATCATGAGGAAGAATTATATAGGACAACTATTAATATGCAAAGATATCGCTTTGGGAGTGGTGAGTATAAATATTTTACCTATCCATTGCCTGATATGATCCAAAGTTTAAGAGAATCTTTTTATCCTGAGCTAGCAAAGACAGCGAATCGATGGTTAGGATACTTAAAGAAACCAGAACAATATCCAGCAGAACTGCAGGAGTTTATTAAAAGATGTGAGGAACATGAGCAAATGAGGCCAACTCCTTTAATCTTAAAATATGAAGAAGGGGGATTTAACTGCTTACATCAGGATTTATATGGAGATGTTTTCTTTCCGTTTCAAGTGGTCTTCATCTTAAATCAACGAGATGAACATTATACAGGAGGTGAATCTTTATTAGTTGAACAAATTCCACGTGCTCAGAGCAGAGGCCATGTTATTACACTTGATCAAGGTAGTGCATTAATTTTTCCAACAAATGAAAGACCTGCTCTTGGTAAGAAAGGATATTATAAAAACAAAGTTCGGCACGGAGTAAGTACAATAACATCTGGAGAGCGTTTTGGACTAGGAATTATCTTTCATGATTCAAAATAA
- a CDS encoding IS256 family transposase, producing the protein MTQLQFNLDLEVLKDSVLNSDIDAVVKSAIVLVLNEFMEKERDDYLHAASYERSAARRDYRNGYYERELIMSIGKIQLKVPRTRDGEFSTTVFEKYARCDQALVISMLEMVINGVSTRKVTQIVEQLCGKSVSKSFVSSLTLKLDPIVNDWAKRPLNVKYYPYLFVDAMYIKVREHHKVVSKAVYIATAITDKGQREILGLSIDHAENYESWSRFLQQLKSRGLQSPKLVISDAHQGLQKAIQREFLGTSWQRCNVHFKRNIIEKLPKKDSADIRMMIKRVFEAITVEDIRTFKNELMTQFGNNPKYEKALTIFDEGFEDTIQYMNHPVNMRPHIRSTNSLERLNQEVRRRERVIRIFPNTQSAFRLVGAVLMEYQESVYSTKSIRRC; encoded by the coding sequence ATGACCCAGTTACAGTTTAACCTAGATTTGGAAGTTTTAAAAGATTCTGTATTAAATTCTGATATTGATGCAGTAGTTAAATCAGCAATTGTTTTGGTCTTAAATGAGTTTATGGAAAAAGAGAGAGATGATTATCTACATGCTGCTTCTTATGAACGCTCTGCAGCCCGTCGTGACTATCGCAACGGCTACTATGAACGTGAATTAATTATGAGTATCGGCAAGATACAACTCAAGGTGCCGAGAACTCGTGATGGTGAGTTTTCGACTACAGTTTTTGAAAAATATGCTAGATGTGATCAAGCTTTAGTGATCTCCATGTTGGAAATGGTTATTAATGGGGTCTCAACACGCAAGGTAACACAAATAGTTGAACAGCTATGTGGTAAATCTGTCTCAAAATCGTTTGTTTCTTCATTGACCTTGAAATTAGATCCAATCGTAAATGATTGGGCAAAGCGTCCTTTAAACGTCAAATATTATCCCTATCTTTTTGTAGATGCCATGTATATCAAAGTGAGAGAACACCATAAGGTGGTCTCAAAGGCTGTTTATATTGCCACAGCTATTACAGATAAGGGCCAGCGTGAAATACTTGGTCTAAGTATTGATCATGCAGAGAATTACGAGAGTTGGAGTCGCTTCCTTCAACAGCTAAAATCACGAGGACTTCAGTCTCCGAAACTAGTGATATCAGATGCTCACCAAGGCTTACAAAAAGCCATACAACGTGAATTTTTAGGTACTAGCTGGCAAAGGTGTAATGTTCATTTTAAAAGGAACATTATTGAAAAGTTGCCCAAAAAGGATTCAGCTGATATTCGTATGATGATCAAGCGTGTGTTTGAGGCAATCACTGTTGAAGATATCAGAACCTTTAAGAATGAACTGATGACTCAATTTGGAAATAATCCAAAGTACGAAAAGGCTCTTACTATTTTCGATGAAGGGTTCGAAGATACCATTCAATATATGAATCATCCAGTGAATATGCGCCCTCATATACGAAGTACGAACTCTCTTGAACGATTAAATCAAGAAGTACGAAGAAGAGAAAGAGTTATTCGTATCTTCCCAAACACACAATCTGCTTTTCGTTTAGTAGGAGCTGTTTTAATGGAATACCAAGAATCTGTTTACTCTACAAAATCTATAAGAAGATGCTAA